A part of Corynebacterium mustelae genomic DNA contains:
- a CDS encoding carbon-nitrogen hydrolase family protein — protein sequence MKVAIGQIRSSVDKPDNLARVCALAATAAKQGARLIVFPEATMQAFGTGRLDKAAEPLEGDFVTAIADCAQLENIAIIAGIFRPADSIHRGDKTINRITNTAIAALPTGEVHHYDKIHTYDAFGYRESDTVKPGEKLVVFDYADTKIGLAICYDLRFPELFRQLAARGAQVIVVPISWAGGADKLRQKHLLSQARALDSTSWVIAADQAETQPSGTAPRGVGCSTITTPDGRIAAEAGAEEELLLFDIDIADVARVREKLPVVDYPQDYSHK from the coding sequence ATGAAAGTTGCAATCGGTCAAATTCGCTCATCTGTGGATAAACCCGACAATCTCGCTCGGGTTTGTGCCCTTGCTGCCACTGCCGCCAAGCAAGGCGCCCGGCTGATTGTCTTTCCTGAAGCAACGATGCAGGCGTTTGGCACCGGGCGTCTCGATAAAGCTGCCGAACCCCTTGAAGGTGATTTTGTCACCGCCATTGCTGATTGCGCACAATTAGAAAACATCGCCATAATTGCTGGCATTTTTCGCCCCGCTGATTCGATACATCGCGGTGATAAAACGATCAATCGAATAACAAACACCGCGATTGCCGCTCTGCCCACCGGCGAGGTTCACCACTACGATAAAATCCACACGTACGATGCATTTGGCTACCGTGAATCGGACACCGTGAAACCAGGCGAAAAGCTCGTGGTTTTCGACTACGCCGATACAAAAATCGGCCTAGCTATCTGCTACGACTTGAGGTTTCCGGAGCTTTTCCGGCAGCTAGCAGCACGCGGCGCGCAGGTTATCGTGGTACCTATTTCTTGGGCAGGTGGCGCGGATAAACTCCGGCAAAAACACCTGCTCAGCCAAGCTCGTGCTCTCGATTCCACATCCTGGGTAATAGCGGCAGATCAGGCTGAAACGCAGCCTTCCGGCACTGCACCACGCGGTGTAGGGTGCTCTACGATCACGACCCCCGATGGTCGGATCGCGGCTGAAGCGGGAGCTGAGGAGGAGCTATTGCTCTTTGACATCGATATCGCTGATGTGGCACGGGTACGTGAAAAGCTTCCCGTTGTGGATTATCCGCAAGATTATTCACATAAGTAG
- the clpB gene encoding ATP-dependent chaperone ClpB yields MNAFNPTTKTQEALQMALQQASALGNPDIRPAHLLAAILGQEDSIAIPVLRATGVDPEVVRQEAVTLVNGYPRAEGSGMANPTFNRDALNALTAAQELAGELGDEYVSTEVLLAGIARGKSDAAELLTKRGATYDAIKGVFPTVRGTKKVTDQDPEGSFQALEKYSTDLTARAREGKIDPVIGRDAEIRRVVQVLSRRTKNNPVLIGEPGVGKTAIVEGLARRIVAGDVPESLRGKTLISLDLGSMVAGAKYRGEFEERLKAVLDEIKEAEGEIITFIDELHTIVGAGATGESAMDAGNMIKPLLARGELRLVGATTLDEYRKYIEKDAALERRFQQVFVGEPSVEDAIGILRGLKERYEVHHGVRIQDSALVAAATLSDRYITSRFLPDKAIDLVDEAASRLRMEIDSSPQEIDELERIVRRLEIEEVALTKETDAASKDRLEKLQQELADERERLGELKARWHNEKAAIDKVREAKEELEQLRQESEIAERDGDYGKVAELRYGRIPELEKQLADAEATSTAPTMLTEEVTPDTIAEVVSAWTGIPAGKMLAGETEKLLNMEGELGKRVVGQTEAVEAVSDAVRRSRAGVADPNRPTGSFLFLGPTGVGKTELAKALAEFMFDDDRAMVRIDMSEFGEKHSVARLVGAPPGYVGYDQGGQLTEAVRRRPYTVVLFDEVEKAHPDVFDILLQVLDEGRLTDGQGRTVDFRNTVLILTSNLGAGGTREQMMDAVKQAFKPEFVNRLDDVVIFDPLSEEQLTSIVDIQLADLRKRLSHRRLELDVSEDAKKWLAEHGYDPAYGARPLRRLIQKEIGDQLAKKLLAGEIWDGDTVRVAKNESGSLDVTTETSRLA; encoded by the coding sequence ATGAACGCTTTTAACCCAACAACAAAAACGCAGGAAGCATTGCAAATGGCCTTGCAGCAGGCCTCGGCTCTGGGTAATCCAGATATTCGCCCTGCGCATTTGCTAGCAGCGATTTTAGGTCAGGAAGACAGCATTGCTATCCCAGTGCTTCGGGCTACCGGTGTTGATCCAGAAGTTGTGCGGCAAGAAGCCGTGACTTTAGTTAACGGCTATCCGCGAGCTGAAGGCTCGGGGATGGCAAATCCCACCTTTAACCGTGATGCATTGAATGCGCTAACCGCGGCTCAGGAGCTAGCGGGTGAATTAGGTGATGAGTATGTCTCTACTGAAGTGTTACTAGCCGGTATAGCTCGCGGAAAATCCGATGCCGCCGAGTTGTTGACCAAACGCGGCGCAACTTACGACGCTATTAAAGGTGTGTTCCCGACAGTGCGGGGGACTAAAAAGGTTACCGACCAGGACCCGGAAGGGAGCTTCCAGGCATTAGAAAAGTATTCAACAGATCTCACCGCCCGTGCTAGGGAAGGCAAGATTGACCCCGTAATCGGTCGCGATGCGGAAATTCGCCGCGTTGTCCAGGTGTTGTCGCGCCGAACAAAGAATAATCCAGTATTGATCGGTGAACCTGGTGTTGGTAAAACCGCGATCGTTGAAGGGCTGGCACGTCGTATCGTAGCGGGCGACGTTCCGGAATCCTTGCGTGGAAAGACGCTGATTAGCCTGGATCTTGGATCCATGGTCGCTGGTGCAAAGTACCGCGGCGAGTTTGAAGAACGACTCAAGGCTGTGCTCGATGAAATTAAAGAAGCAGAAGGCGAAATTATTACTTTCATCGACGAACTCCACACCATAGTGGGTGCTGGTGCTACGGGCGAATCCGCGATGGATGCTGGCAATATGATTAAGCCGTTGCTCGCCCGAGGGGAGCTGCGATTAGTCGGTGCCACGACTCTTGATGAATACCGCAAATATATTGAGAAAGATGCCGCCTTGGAACGGCGGTTCCAGCAAGTATTTGTAGGTGAGCCCTCAGTTGAGGACGCCATAGGAATTTTGCGCGGTTTGAAAGAACGCTACGAAGTGCATCACGGAGTTCGCATTCAGGACTCGGCACTGGTGGCAGCTGCAACCCTGTCCGATCGGTATATCACCTCGCGGTTCCTGCCGGACAAAGCTATCGACTTAGTTGATGAGGCCGCTTCTCGGTTGCGTATGGAGATCGATTCCTCACCGCAGGAAATTGATGAACTTGAGCGGATCGTGCGTCGGCTAGAAATTGAGGAAGTCGCGTTAACCAAAGAAACCGATGCGGCTTCTAAAGATCGGTTGGAGAAACTGCAGCAAGAGTTGGCCGACGAGCGGGAACGATTGGGAGAACTAAAAGCCCGGTGGCACAACGAGAAAGCCGCCATTGACAAGGTGCGGGAAGCCAAAGAAGAGCTGGAGCAATTGCGCCAGGAGTCGGAGATCGCAGAACGTGATGGCGACTATGGCAAGGTAGCGGAATTGCGGTATGGGCGTATTCCTGAATTGGAAAAGCAACTTGCGGACGCAGAAGCCACCTCGACAGCTCCGACCATGCTGACAGAAGAGGTGACCCCAGACACGATTGCGGAAGTGGTTTCAGCGTGGACCGGAATTCCCGCTGGGAAGATGCTCGCTGGCGAAACTGAGAAGCTGCTCAACATGGAGGGCGAGCTTGGCAAGCGAGTAGTCGGGCAGACCGAGGCTGTGGAAGCGGTATCCGATGCGGTTCGTCGGTCCCGCGCTGGGGTTGCTGATCCGAACCGCCCAACTGGTTCCTTCTTGTTCCTAGGGCCGACGGGCGTTGGTAAGACGGAGCTTGCTAAGGCATTGGCAGAATTTATGTTCGATGATGATCGGGCGATGGTGCGCATCGATATGTCCGAATTCGGTGAAAAGCACTCCGTTGCTCGCCTCGTCGGTGCTCCTCCAGGGTATGTTGGCTACGATCAAGGTGGTCAGCTGACCGAAGCTGTGCGTAGGCGGCCATATACCGTCGTGCTTTTCGACGAAGTTGAGAAGGCGCACCCCGATGTTTTCGATATCTTGCTGCAGGTGCTGGATGAGGGGCGGCTCACTGATGGGCAGGGTCGAACTGTTGACTTTAGGAATACGGTGTTGATCCTCACCTCGAATCTCGGCGCTGGCGGTACTCGTGAGCAGATGATGGATGCGGTCAAGCAGGCCTTCAAACCGGAATTCGTCAATCGTCTCGATGATGTCGTTATCTTCGACCCATTAAGCGAGGAACAATTGACCAGCATTGTCGATATTCAGCTGGCTGATTTGCGCAAGCGGCTGTCACATCGTCGGCTGGAGCTTGATGTCAGCGAGGATGCCAAGAAGTGGTTGGCAGAACACGGATACGATCCTGCCTACGGTGCTCGCCCATTACGTCGCTTGATTCAAAAAGAGATCGGTGATCAATTGGCTAAGAAACTGCTTGCTGGTGAAATTTGGGATGGTGATACGGTTCGGGTCGCCAAGAATGAATCAGGCTCGTTGGACGTGACAACTGAAACGAGTCGATTAGCATAA
- a CDS encoding lysoplasmalogenase family protein gives MKFYNALSLAATATTSVAKLCGAKTPAEKLAKPLIVSALMAAQPRRLRDPLFVAGAVAHLLGDIVLLRNDANLRRGALCFGLGHVAFIARRLRAGYRPGFVIPHLAAVAVAAPMVHDKRLLAYGALLATYSSVSHSLGGPLFMVSDALIDVNHQHPHPGLDFAVIATYGLAQYLLLGPEEN, from the coding sequence GTGAAGTTCTATAACGCCTTATCGTTGGCAGCTACCGCAACTACAAGCGTCGCAAAGCTGTGCGGCGCTAAAACACCAGCGGAAAAGCTAGCGAAACCACTGATAGTCTCCGCCCTCATGGCGGCGCAACCACGGCGATTGCGCGATCCGTTGTTTGTTGCCGGGGCTGTGGCGCACCTTTTAGGCGATATCGTATTATTGCGCAACGATGCGAATCTTCGCCGTGGTGCACTGTGTTTCGGGTTAGGCCACGTGGCGTTTATTGCGCGACGTCTGCGGGCGGGCTATCGGCCTGGTTTTGTTATTCCACATCTTGCGGCAGTAGCGGTGGCGGCACCGATGGTGCATGACAAGCGACTATTGGCTTATGGTGCGTTGTTGGCGACATATAGCAGTGTGTCGCATTCACTTGGCGGGCCGTTATTTATGGTTTCTGATGCGTTGATAGATGTAAATCACCAGCACCCGCATCCGGGCTTAGATTTCGCAGTGATCGCAACGTACGGGTTAGCGCAGTATCTTTTGCTGGGGCCGGAAGAGAATTAA
- a CDS encoding sulfurtransferase produces the protein MTVTISASELSQRINSGRQPLILASLWSAHEGGGYAQYNSEHIPTARFCDTAQALASVPSSTTGRNPLPTQSTLELWFKRWGLSRDRDVVVYDNHRGLFAARAWWVLKWAGVAKVSILDGGQKAWETAGFSTIGGPGNPRVVEGNSPVLGGMPIATIEDVKAYAGVLVDAREPNRFAGRKEYLDLKAGHIPGAINIPTREVMNPDYTFKTPDELREIFMRHGITEHTVTDAIVYSGSGNHSAQLIAAMNLAGIGTPRHYIGGWSQWCANPRNPVERGF, from the coding sequence ATGACAGTCACCATTTCTGCTAGCGAACTTTCACAACGGATTAATTCTGGTCGCCAGCCACTTATTCTTGCAAGTTTATGGTCGGCGCACGAAGGCGGCGGCTACGCACAATACAATTCTGAGCATATTCCGACAGCCCGATTTTGTGACACTGCCCAAGCACTAGCCTCGGTCCCGAGCTCCACTACTGGTCGAAACCCACTGCCCACCCAATCCACCTTAGAACTGTGGTTCAAGCGGTGGGGGTTATCCAGAGATCGAGATGTAGTGGTCTACGACAATCACCGGGGATTGTTTGCCGCGCGTGCCTGGTGGGTCCTGAAATGGGCGGGGGTGGCGAAGGTAAGTATCCTCGATGGAGGGCAAAAAGCGTGGGAAACCGCCGGTTTTAGTACCATCGGTGGCCCCGGCAACCCCCGGGTGGTTGAGGGGAACTCACCAGTGTTGGGCGGAATGCCAATAGCGACGATTGAAGACGTCAAGGCGTATGCAGGGGTGCTTGTCGACGCTCGGGAACCTAATCGGTTTGCAGGGCGTAAAGAATACTTGGACCTAAAAGCCGGGCACATTCCAGGAGCTATCAATATCCCAACCCGGGAAGTAATGAATCCCGATTACACCTTTAAAACCCCCGATGAACTGCGTGAGATCTTCATGAGGCACGGCATAACCGAACACACTGTAACGGATGCAATCGTGTATTCGGGATCCGGAAACCATTCGGCGCAACTTATTGCCGCTATGAATCTAGCCGGGATTGGAACTCCACGGCACTACATTGGTGGCTGGTCTCAGTGGTGTGCTAACCCGCGCAATCCAGTAGAACGAGGCTTTTAA
- a CDS encoding ferredoxin reductase domain-containing protein, giving the protein MTVETPLNQTVEKLRALSEEFSRDVFHSFFRSHPHERLVISPEFPVAAAVSFICHGADANGTLYPETENRLRELAEIITAHGFRSILPFADAITKSIRHYCMRDDFFGTIAAERAVEQAAEILNHQALSSISHPVMAEVVEVEKRCRNISVVRVLTDYQIDYRSGQFLTVNSDYTGGRWRDLCPSIPSNEARQVEFHVYAGDEATSILGASRAGDRLRIGAAGGGFTIDYEEDLLLLAHGTGLAAARAIIIDLLMRSNQPRTHLFVSADYPGELYELQGLWQLASAAPWLFIKPIVRNKTDAWWVGATEHSTAPRGLHLMEVGKLGEVVSSYGTWEGHQILITGPTDIVTETRLALLRGGTPDSIIQTQGSSRDYFWD; this is encoded by the coding sequence GTGACTGTAGAAACCCCGTTGAATCAAACCGTTGAGAAGCTACGTGCACTCAGCGAGGAATTCTCACGGGACGTTTTCCACTCGTTTTTCCGAAGTCACCCCCACGAGCGCCTCGTGATTAGCCCCGAGTTTCCCGTTGCCGCCGCAGTTAGCTTTATCTGCCACGGCGCAGACGCAAACGGCACGTTGTATCCTGAGACGGAAAATCGGCTCCGGGAATTAGCTGAGATCATCACCGCCCATGGATTCCGATCCATCCTGCCGTTCGCCGATGCAATCACCAAATCGATTCGACACTACTGCATGCGCGATGACTTTTTTGGCACTATTGCCGCAGAACGAGCAGTAGAACAGGCTGCGGAAATTCTCAATCACCAAGCCCTGTCGTCGATAAGCCACCCAGTCATGGCGGAAGTCGTGGAGGTAGAAAAACGGTGCCGCAATATTTCAGTGGTACGAGTTCTCACCGACTACCAGATCGACTACCGCTCCGGGCAGTTTCTCACAGTTAATTCGGACTACACCGGGGGGCGTTGGCGTGATCTTTGCCCAAGCATCCCATCCAACGAAGCCCGACAAGTCGAATTCCACGTCTACGCTGGTGACGAAGCCACCTCCATCCTGGGTGCATCCCGTGCTGGTGACCGGCTCCGTATCGGGGCTGCCGGTGGTGGGTTCACTATCGACTATGAAGAAGACCTCCTTCTTCTCGCACACGGCACGGGACTAGCTGCGGCTCGCGCCATCATCATTGACCTGCTAATGCGATCCAACCAACCCCGCACCCATCTTTTCGTCAGCGCAGACTATCCCGGTGAACTCTACGAGCTTCAAGGGCTCTGGCAACTTGCCAGCGCCGCCCCGTGGTTATTTATCAAACCTATCGTCCGCAATAAAACCGATGCCTGGTGGGTCGGCGCCACCGAACACAGCACTGCTCCGCGGGGTCTGCACTTGATGGAGGTCGGTAAACTTGGCGAAGTTGTTTCCAGCTACGGAACCTGGGAAGGACACCAAATCCTCATCACTGGCCCGACCGATATTGTCACCGAAACTCGGCTCGCACTGCTTCGTGGCGGCACTCCAGACTCGATAATCCAAACTCAAGGTTCCAGCCGCGATTATTTCTGGGACTAG